A region of Streptomyces sp. NBC_01788 DNA encodes the following proteins:
- a CDS encoding aldehyde dehydrogenase family protein has protein sequence MSSYFTELAQQYIDGEWRPGTGSWDIIDFNPYDGEKLASITIATVDEVDQAYRAAARAQKEWAATNAYARRTVFERALRLVEEREPEITDVIIAELGGTRLKAAFELHLAKEFLRESIHLALRPEGKILPSPVDGKENRLYRVPVGVVGVISPFNFPFLLSLKSVAPALALGNGVVLKPHQDTPVTGGSLIAKIFEDAGLPAGLLNVVITDIAEIGDAFIEHPVPEVISFTGSDQVGRHVATVCASHFKRSVLELGGNSAVVVLDDADLDYAVDAAVFSRYVHQGQVCMAANRILVDRSVAEEFTAKFVVKVGSLKVGDPRDPETVIGPVINSTQAYALSGVVQQAIAEGATALLRGATTDNLVEPSVLTDLPADSALLRQEVFGPVAFVVPFDGEEEAVRIVNDTPYGLSGAVHTADVERGVAFARRIDTGMFHVNDGTVHDEPLVPFGGEKHSGIGRLNGETTLDAFTTLKWISVQHGRSGFPF, from the coding sequence ATGTCGTCCTACTTCACCGAACTGGCCCAGCAGTACATCGACGGCGAGTGGCGCCCGGGGACCGGCTCCTGGGACATCATCGACTTCAATCCCTACGACGGGGAGAAGCTGGCCTCGATCACCATAGCCACGGTCGACGAGGTGGACCAGGCCTACCGCGCGGCCGCCCGCGCCCAGAAGGAATGGGCCGCGACCAACGCCTACGCCCGCAGGACCGTCTTCGAGAGGGCGCTGCGACTGGTCGAGGAGCGGGAGCCGGAGATCACCGACGTGATCATCGCCGAGCTCGGCGGCACCCGTCTGAAGGCAGCTTTCGAACTACACCTCGCCAAGGAGTTCCTGCGCGAGTCGATCCACCTGGCGCTGCGCCCCGAGGGGAAGATCCTGCCCTCCCCGGTCGACGGCAAGGAGAACCGCCTCTACCGGGTGCCGGTCGGTGTCGTGGGCGTCATCAGCCCCTTCAACTTCCCCTTCCTGCTGTCCCTGAAGTCGGTCGCCCCGGCGCTCGCCCTCGGCAACGGCGTGGTGCTCAAGCCGCACCAGGACACCCCGGTCACCGGCGGCTCCCTGATCGCGAAGATCTTCGAGGACGCGGGTCTGCCGGCCGGTCTGCTCAACGTCGTCATCACGGACATAGCCGAGATCGGCGACGCCTTCATCGAGCACCCCGTCCCCGAGGTCATCTCCTTCACCGGCTCCGACCAGGTCGGCCGGCACGTCGCCACCGTCTGCGCCTCCCACTTCAAGCGCTCGGTCCTGGAACTCGGCGGCAACAGCGCGGTCGTGGTCCTGGACGACGCCGACCTCGACTACGCGGTCGACGCGGCCGTCTTCAGCCGGTACGTCCACCAGGGCCAGGTCTGCATGGCCGCGAACCGGATCCTGGTGGACCGCTCGGTCGCCGAGGAGTTCACCGCGAAGTTCGTCGTCAAGGTCGGTTCGCTGAAGGTCGGCGACCCGCGCGACCCGGAGACCGTCATCGGCCCGGTGATCAACTCCACGCAGGCGTACGCGCTGTCGGGCGTCGTCCAGCAGGCGATCGCCGAGGGGGCCACCGCCCTGCTGCGCGGCGCCACCACCGACAACCTCGTCGAGCCGTCGGTCCTGACGGACCTGCCCGCCGACTCCGCCCTGCTCCGCCAGGAGGTCTTCGGACCGGTCGCCTTCGTCGTCCCGTTCGACGGCGAGGAGGAGGCGGTCCGGATCGTCAACGACACGCCGTACGGCCTCAGCGGCGCCGTCCACACGGCGGATGTCGAACGGGGCGTCGCCTTCGCCCGGCGGATCGACACAGGCATGTTCCACGTGAACGACGGCACCGTCCACGACGAGCCGCTCGTCCCCTTCGGCGGCGAGAAGCACTCCGGCATCGGCCGTCTGAACGGCGAGACGACCCTGGACGCCTT